Genomic segment of Rhodococcus sp. W8901:
GATCGCGGCACTGTTCCCACTCGCTGCGGTACCGCTGGTGCCGGAGGACCCACCCGAACGTGTGTGAGAAACAACACGACCGCCGCCCGGCTACCGGGCGGCGGTCGTGTCGTGTGGAACTCGATGAACCTAGACGGCAGCCGCGATCCGGTCGCCCACCTCGGCGGTGACGATCGGGGCGTCGCCACGCGAAGCCAGATCAGCCTCGACGGCAGCCTCGATGCGGACGGCGTCGTCCTCACGGCCCAGGTGACGCAGCAGCATCGCGGCCGACAGGATCGCTGCCGTGGGATCGGCGATCCCCTGGCCGGCGATGTCGGGTGCGGAGCCGTGGACGGGCTCGAACATCGACGGGTTCGTGCCCGACGCATCGATGTTCGCGCTCGCGGCCAGGCCGATGCCACCGGTGACGGCACCCGCGAGGTCGGTGATGATGTCGCCGAACAGGTTGTCGGTGACGATCACGTCGAAGCGCGTCGGGTCGGTGACCATGTAGATGGTCGCCGCATCGATGTGGCAGTAGGCCGTCTCGACATCCGGGTACTCGGCGCCGATGGTCTCCATCGCGCGGGTCCAGATCCGGCCCGCGTTGGAGAGCACGTTCGTCTTGTGGATGAGCGTCAGGTGCTTGCGGCGGGTCCGCGCCAGCTCGTACGCGGCGCGGACGACGCGCTCGGCGCCGAACCACGTGTTGACCGAGACCTCGGTCGCAACCTCGTGCGGGGTGCCGACGCGGATCGACCCACCGTTGCCGGTGTACGGACCCTCGGTGCCCTCACGGACCACGATGAAGTCGATGTCCGGGTTCGCGGCCAGCGGCGAGCTCGACCCCGGGTAGGTGCGGGCCGGACGCAGGTTCACGTGGTGGTCGAGCAGGAACCGCATGTTCAGCAGGAGCCCGCGCTCGAGGATGCCCGGCTCGACGAACCGCGGATCGCCGATCGCGCCGAGCAGGATCGCGTCGTGCTGACGGATCGCGTCGAGCTCGGCCTCCGGCAGCAGGTCGCCGGTCTCGTTGTAGCGCTTGGCACCGAGGTCGAACTCGGTGGTCTCCACGTCGGGAACCAGCTTCCGCAGCACCTTCAGCGCTTCCGTGGTGACCTCGACACCGATGCCGTCACCGGGAATGACCGCAAGCTTCATGGACACACTCTCTTCTCGTAGAACCGACAGCGGGAGAATCCGACGGTGGCCGCGACCGTCCTCGACGATCGCGGCCACCGGTACAGACTGGAAGATCAGGACAGGTCGACCTGCGCGACGCGGGCGTCGAGCTGCTCCACGATCTGGGCGACCTCGGCGTCACCGACGACCTGGTTGACGCGCAGGATGACGGTGGCACCGGTGCCCTCGACGTCCTGGCTCAGGGCGGCGGCCTGGATGTCGATGCCGGCGTTGCCGAGCACGGTGCCGAGCACACCGAGAACG
This window contains:
- a CDS encoding 3-isopropylmalate dehydrogenase yields the protein MKLAVIPGDGIGVEVTTEALKVLRKLVPDVETTEFDLGAKRYNETGDLLPEAELDAIRQHDAILLGAIGDPRFVEPGILERGLLLNMRFLLDHHVNLRPARTYPGSSSPLAANPDIDFIVVREGTEGPYTGNGGSIRVGTPHEVATEVSVNTWFGAERVVRAAYELARTRRKHLTLIHKTNVLSNAGRIWTRAMETIGAEYPDVETAYCHIDAATIYMVTDPTRFDVIVTDNLFGDIITDLAGAVTGGIGLAASANIDASGTNPSMFEPVHGSAPDIAGQGIADPTAAILSAAMLLRHLGREDDAVRIEAAVEADLASRGDAPIVTAEVGDRIAAAV